In Aequorivita sp. H23M31, a single window of DNA contains:
- a CDS encoding GIY-YIG nuclease family protein has product MKYYFTYIVLCSDNSYYTGITNDLERRLVQHNEGIKRDCYTFNRRPVELKWYLQCTNPSEAIKIEKQIKGWSRRKKTALIEENWQDLIEFSKNYTEYGHPDNRHLGTD; this is encoded by the coding sequence ATGAAATATTACTTTACATATATAGTTCTCTGTTCCGACAATTCCTATTATACAGGAATAACCAATGATTTGGAACGAAGACTTGTACAGCACAATGAGGGTATAAAAAGGGATTGTTATACATTTAATAGAAGACCAGTAGAATTGAAGTGGTATTTACAATGCACAAATCCATCTGAAGCGATAAAAATTGAAAAACAAATAAAGGGCTGGTCAAGAAGAAAGAAAACTGCGTTGATAGAAGAGAATTGGCAAGATTTAATTGAGTTTTCAAAAAACTATACTGAATATGGACATCCGGATAATCGGCACCTCGGGACCGACTGA
- a CDS encoding Ig-like domain-containing alpha-2-macroglobulin family protein, with protein sequence MKTFHRLFILSLILLIFSCKKKDEHSETDNLFKFKDYISYNTYGNKSITTDIKVGLAKPLDQFEMTQELKTQDYLEISPKVDGKLAIQNGNTLIFQPSKNLKPDTEYTVTVKLNKLYDNISKEFKTYTFSFKTIKPNFRVVMGNLQSYNKEWQYLEGEIEASDAISLENTKQLISASQNGKNLKLKWPTEAADGEIFNFTIDSISRKMDDSEILIKWDGKSIGAENKGENTFKIPGRNNFTILDVKSTPGPQALLSINFSDPLMVNQDFAGLVTIENTNNLRYEVDGNVLNVYPPNRVVGDVKVNIFRGIKNTEGVGLKKEFSELISFEALKPAIRMISKGVILPNSASTPVYFEAVNLSKVDVRVIKIYQDNVLQFLQSYNLNDIESYDIRRVGRRIAKKTIDLKAGGLGGDASWKAYAINLSEYFNADPGAIYQLELSFKRDYITYDCAGIVAKETDTEEDDEDDYYENDPYYKMDSSEDEEIREQRYWDNEIYRWRTYNYNWEQQDNPCHPAYYNSDRVVTTNILGSDLGLIVKKGNNRTYQFFTTNLLTAEPENGVKIQIYNYQKQRVGAVLTESDGKGIFDNSQNAAFAIAQKGNNYAYVKLEDGNALSMSNFDISGKELQKGLKGFTYTERGVYRPGDSIHLTFVLNDNANPLPKNHPVTLSVTDARGKLVQRTVLNKYSNFSPTGGDPAGRGGLGARGTKNFYYFPITTEASAPTGNWNATITVGGAQFSHTLKVATIKPNRLKIKLDFDDEILDATKPIKGTVSAMWLHGSPARDLKIDMTATLRASSSAFPKYPKYNFIDPVRNFDEVEIPVLDTKLSSEGSTSFSKNLEVGKNAPGMLKATFLTKVYEGGGDFSLDVFTKELAPYSYFVGLKSPEAREYGSYYTDENTSFDVQTVDAQGNPAGNRNLEVKVFQIEWRWWWNRGQDNLSTYENSTVHRPVKDFTITTDASGKGKFNINIPDEEGGRYLVRVIDPQSGHATGGVAYFYKNWWQRPSDGDAESAKMLVFSSNKDKYKVGEKASITFPSGSDGRALVSVENGTEVLETYWIETQKGKTQVAIPITEEMAPNIYVNISLLQPHNQTKNDLPMRLYGVIPISVENPSTVLHPKITMPEVLKPEENFTVKVSEENNKPMTYTLAVVDDGLLDLTRYKTPDIHGAFYSREALGVKTFDMFDYVIGAYSGSVDNIYAIGGGDEALGAKNRKADRFKPVVKYLGPFELAAGKTATHQIMMPNYVGSVRTMVVAGDNSKGAYGNAEKTTPVRKPLMVLASLPRKLSPGEKVTLPVTVFAMENKVKNVSISVKASDALKPVNGTSKTISFNSPGEQIVNFEFDVLPTQKFQTIEILASGNGEKASYKVEIDVENPNPISQKTTDYTLDGNASQTIDFATFGVPGSNGATLEFSTLPPMNFGRRMSFLIHYPYGCLEQTTSAAFPQLYLADVFDIPFDKKQQMEKNIKAAIERMNRFQTTNGGLAYWPGEREADEWTTNYAGHFMLEAQQKGYALPISFMSNWISYQQNTARQWRNSYAVYNSSLTQAYRLYTLALAGKPELAAMNRLRESKELSNDAKWRLAAAYALAGKKSVAQEIAQTANINFIPQKYDNYTYGSPFRNKAMALETMVLLDDPKQRDLALSLAKDLGMDRWYSTQETAYALLAMAKMVEKNGGKAMELTFTKNGKTEEVKSDRALVQKNLSFTMGSNSVTVTNKKGNVVYVTLSQTGKLPLGDEMAEQRNLSIKSQYLDGAGKVLDVTNLRQGTEIIAKVSITNTSSNAIKNVALAKIFPRGWEIVNTSFTELGGGASGNARYTDIRDDRVNFFFDLDRNETRTYTVKLNASYLGTYYLPGTQVEGMYDHSYFARNKGMWVEVKL encoded by the coding sequence ATGAAAACATTCCATCGTCTTTTCATCCTTTCACTAATTCTCTTGATTTTTTCCTGTAAGAAGAAAGACGAGCATTCCGAAACTGACAATCTCTTTAAGTTCAAGGATTATATTTCGTATAACACCTACGGAAATAAATCCATTACCACCGACATAAAAGTGGGGTTGGCAAAACCTTTGGATCAGTTCGAAATGACCCAAGAACTCAAAACCCAAGATTATTTAGAGATTTCTCCCAAGGTGGATGGAAAGTTAGCAATCCAAAATGGGAATACATTAATCTTTCAGCCTTCCAAAAATCTAAAACCGGATACTGAATATACCGTTACGGTAAAACTCAACAAGCTTTACGACAATATTTCCAAGGAGTTTAAAACATATACTTTTAGTTTTAAAACCATTAAGCCGAATTTCAGGGTTGTAATGGGAAATTTGCAATCGTATAATAAGGAGTGGCAATACTTGGAAGGGGAGATAGAGGCATCGGATGCAATTTCCTTGGAAAATACGAAGCAGCTCATTTCGGCATCACAAAACGGTAAAAACTTAAAACTAAAATGGCCAACAGAAGCTGCCGACGGTGAGATTTTTAATTTTACCATTGATAGCATTAGCCGGAAAATGGATGATTCTGAAATACTAATTAAATGGGATGGGAAATCCATTGGTGCTGAAAATAAAGGAGAAAATACATTTAAAATCCCGGGACGAAATAATTTCACAATATTGGATGTTAAGAGCACTCCCGGTCCCCAGGCACTTCTGAGTATCAACTTTTCAGATCCTTTGATGGTCAACCAGGATTTTGCTGGATTGGTAACCATTGAAAATACTAATAATCTTCGTTACGAGGTGGATGGTAACGTACTAAACGTTTATCCACCCAACAGAGTTGTGGGAGATGTAAAGGTGAATATTTTCAGGGGAATCAAAAATACAGAAGGTGTAGGCCTTAAAAAGGAATTTTCAGAATTGATTTCCTTTGAAGCATTAAAACCTGCTATCAGAATGATTTCCAAAGGTGTGATACTGCCAAATTCGGCTTCAACTCCGGTTTATTTTGAAGCTGTAAATCTTTCCAAAGTGGACGTTCGCGTGATAAAAATTTATCAAGACAATGTACTTCAGTTTCTGCAAAGCTATAATCTCAACGACATCGAGAGTTATGATATTCGGCGGGTGGGAAGAAGAATTGCCAAAAAAACGATCGACTTAAAAGCTGGGGGTCTTGGTGGTGATGCAAGTTGGAAGGCCTATGCTATCAATCTTTCGGAATACTTTAATGCCGATCCGGGAGCTATTTATCAACTTGAGCTCAGTTTTAAGAGGGATTATATTACGTATGATTGTGCGGGAATAGTTGCAAAAGAAACTGATACCGAAGAGGACGATGAAGATGATTATTATGAAAATGATCCATATTATAAAATGGATTCTTCAGAAGACGAAGAAATACGCGAACAACGGTATTGGGATAACGAGATTTATCGTTGGAGAACTTACAATTATAACTGGGAGCAACAGGATAATCCGTGCCATCCGGCATATTACAATAGCGATCGGGTTGTAACTACGAATATCTTAGGGTCCGATTTAGGGCTTATCGTGAAAAAAGGGAATAACCGTACCTACCAATTTTTTACCACGAATTTGTTGACTGCTGAGCCAGAGAATGGCGTCAAAATCCAGATCTATAATTATCAGAAACAACGCGTTGGCGCTGTTCTTACAGAATCTGATGGAAAAGGTATTTTCGATAACAGTCAAAATGCCGCCTTTGCCATTGCCCAAAAAGGAAATAATTATGCCTATGTAAAACTGGAAGATGGCAATGCGCTTTCAATGAGCAATTTTGATATTTCAGGGAAGGAACTTCAAAAGGGATTAAAGGGATTTACCTATACCGAGCGTGGAGTCTACCGTCCCGGCGATAGCATCCATCTCACTTTTGTTCTAAATGACAACGCGAATCCACTTCCCAAAAATCATCCCGTAACCCTTTCAGTTACTGATGCAAGAGGAAAACTTGTGCAAAGAACTGTACTGAATAAATATTCTAATTTCTCCCCCACGGGGGGAGATCCCGCAGGGAGAGGGGGACTGGGTGCGAGGGGTACTAAGAACTTCTATTATTTTCCCATCACCACCGAAGCTTCCGCCCCCACTGGAAACTGGAATGCAACCATAACAGTAGGAGGAGCCCAATTCAGCCACACTCTGAAGGTAGCTACGATTAAGCCCAACCGCCTAAAAATTAAACTCGATTTCGATGATGAAATCTTGGACGCTACCAAGCCAATAAAAGGGACGGTCAGCGCAATGTGGCTTCACGGTTCGCCGGCCAGGGATTTAAAAATAGATATGACCGCCACACTACGGGCAAGCAGTTCTGCTTTTCCAAAATATCCAAAATATAACTTTATCGACCCAGTACGGAATTTTGATGAAGTTGAAATCCCGGTTTTGGACACCAAACTATCTTCGGAAGGAAGTACGTCTTTCAGTAAAAATCTGGAAGTGGGCAAAAATGCACCCGGAATGTTGAAAGCGACTTTTTTGACAAAAGTATATGAAGGCGGTGGCGATTTTTCATTGGATGTATTCACCAAGGAATTGGCGCCCTATTCCTATTTCGTGGGATTAAAATCACCTGAAGCGCGTGAATACGGCTCTTATTATACCGATGAGAACACCTCATTTGATGTTCAAACCGTCGATGCACAGGGAAATCCTGCGGGAAATCGAAATCTAGAAGTCAAGGTTTTTCAAATTGAATGGCGCTGGTGGTGGAACCGTGGTCAGGACAATCTTTCTACTTATGAAAACTCAACTGTGCACAGACCAGTAAAGGATTTCACTATAACCACCGATGCAAGTGGGAAAGGCAAATTCAACATAAATATTCCCGATGAAGAAGGTGGCAGATATTTGGTTCGGGTAATCGATCCTCAATCCGGACACGCTACAGGAGGAGTAGCTTATTTCTATAAAAACTGGTGGCAGCGTCCAAGTGATGGTGATGCAGAAAGTGCCAAAATGTTGGTATTTTCATCCAATAAGGATAAATATAAAGTCGGTGAAAAAGCATCCATAACCTTTCCTTCAGGCAGTGATGGCAGAGCGTTGGTAAGTGTTGAAAATGGCACGGAAGTTTTGGAAACCTATTGGATTGAGACTCAAAAAGGGAAAACTCAGGTGGCTATTCCAATTACCGAGGAGATGGCTCCCAATATTTATGTGAATATTTCCTTACTTCAACCGCATAACCAGACCAAAAATGATTTACCAATGCGCCTTTATGGGGTAATTCCGATTTCGGTAGAAAATCCTTCCACTGTGCTTCATCCAAAAATCACTATGCCTGAAGTTTTAAAACCTGAGGAAAATTTCACCGTAAAAGTTTCCGAAGAAAATAATAAACCTATGACTTATACTTTGGCGGTGGTAGATGATGGACTTTTGGATTTGACCCGATATAAAACTCCGGATATTCACGGCGCATTTTATAGTCGCGAAGCGCTTGGCGTAAAAACCTTTGATATGTTTGATTACGTTATCGGCGCTTATTCCGGCAGTGTGGACAATATTTACGCCATTGGAGGTGGCGATGAAGCTTTGGGAGCAAAAAACAGAAAGGCTGATCGGTTTAAACCGGTGGTAAAATATCTCGGCCCATTTGAACTTGCCGCAGGAAAGACTGCCACACATCAAATAATGATGCCAAATTATGTGGGTTCTGTGCGTACAATGGTTGTTGCGGGGGATAACTCAAAAGGCGCTTATGGAAATGCCGAAAAAACCACGCCCGTCCGTAAACCCTTGATGGTGTTGGCATCACTTCCGAGGAAATTATCTCCAGGTGAAAAAGTCACTCTTCCAGTTACGGTGTTTGCTATGGAAAATAAAGTGAAAAACGTTTCCATTTCCGTAAAAGCCAGCGATGCTTTAAAACCAGTCAATGGAACTTCAAAAACTATTTCCTTTAATTCTCCTGGGGAACAAATTGTCAATTTTGAGTTCGATGTGCTACCAACTCAAAAATTCCAAACAATTGAAATATTGGCATCTGGAAATGGAGAAAAGGCAAGTTACAAAGTAGAAATCGACGTTGAGAACCCGAATCCGATTTCGCAGAAAACAACGGATTATACATTGGACGGGAATGCATCGCAGACAATTGATTTTGCAACTTTTGGAGTTCCTGGAAGCAATGGAGCCACTCTTGAATTCTCCACTTTGCCACCGATGAATTTTGGAAGGAGAATGAGCTTTTTGATCCATTATCCTTACGGTTGTTTGGAACAGACCACCTCAGCGGCATTCCCGCAGTTATATTTGGCAGATGTTTTTGATATTCCCTTTGATAAAAAACAGCAAATGGAGAAAAATATCAAAGCTGCAATTGAGAGGATGAATCGATTTCAGACTACAAATGGCGGACTTGCCTATTGGCCAGGCGAACGTGAAGCAGATGAATGGACAACCAATTACGCCGGGCATTTTATGCTTGAAGCACAACAAAAAGGATATGCCCTACCCATCAGCTTTATGAGCAATTGGATATCGTACCAGCAAAATACGGCGCGACAATGGCGGAATTCCTATGCAGTTTACAATTCCAGTTTAACACAGGCTTATAGACTTTACACATTGGCACTTGCCGGAAAACCGGAATTAGCCGCGATGAACAGATTGCGCGAAAGCAAAGAACTCAGCAATGATGCCAAGTGGCGCCTGGCAGCAGCCTATGCCTTAGCTGGTAAAAAAAGTGTCGCACAGGAAATCGCACAGACTGCAAACATTAATTTCATACCTCAGAAATATGACAATTATACTTACGGTTCTCCCTTTAGAAACAAAGCGATGGCCTTGGAAACTATGGTTCTTTTGGATGATCCAAAACAGCGGGATTTGGCATTGTCATTAGCAAAGGATTTAGGGATGGATCGTTGGTATAGCACCCAAGAAACGGCATATGCACTTTTGGCAATGGCAAAAATGGTGGAAAAAAACGGTGGAAAAGCAATGGAACTCACCTTTACCAAAAATGGAAAGACGGAAGAAGTAAAAAGCGACCGCGCCTTGGTGCAAAAGAATCTTTCGTTTACAATGGGAAGCAATTCCGTTACAGTTACCAATAAAAAAGGAAATGTGGTTTACGTCACCCTTTCACAAACAGGAAAATTACCTCTTGGTGATGAAATGGCCGAACAGCGCAACCTTTCCATCAAATCGCAGTACTTGGATGGTGCTGGAAAAGTATTGGACGTTACCAATTTGCGACAAGGAACAGAAATCATAGCAAAAGTGAGCATCACCAACACTTCAAGCAATGCCATAAAAAATGTTGCTTTGGCGAAAATCTTCCCTAGAGGATGGGAAATCGTCAACACCAGTTTTACCGAACTCGGTGGCGGTGCAAGCGGAAATGCACGCTATACGGATATCCGAGATGACCGAGTTAATTTCTTTTTCGATTTGGATAGAAATGAAACCAGAACATATACCGTAAAATTGAATGCCTCTTATTTAGGAACTTATTATCTGCCGGGGACCCAGGTGGAGGGAATGTATGACCATAGTTATTTTGCGAGGAATAAGGGGATGTGGGTTGAGGTGAAGTTATGA